A region from the uncultured Draconibacterium sp. genome encodes:
- a CDS encoding M20/M25/M40 family metallo-hydrolase, translating to MKKIALLLILFCTGHLIYAQTEIEKGLNAINEQAIKGQMEFLASDWTEGRAVGTKGAYIAADYIAAMFKTYGIQPFGDESYTQPSRAQRMEGVRPEKYRTYFQNFSLIEYEPGEEQVLSVVSSKPGSESSMNFAYKTDFYVRTGTVGQQAQAPLVFAGYGFADKESGYDDTKKLDVQGKIVVILRGYPGHNDTASVGYEKFKPEGRYAAYYLERDKSERLKEAGALAIIQVSPGSKPMMSWAQNDIYTNNGGFNEDDKKPNPYYNNRMSLPEKELDTNVATFSVSDRVANQILEGTGVDLIAFEEKVANHLEPASQVLSGKSLAFKTTVNSKIVNARNVLGYIEGENKDEFIVVGGHYDHLGKWDGVIYNGADDNASGTVGVMTIAKAFMATGKKPEKSVVFAAWTGEEKGLFGSRYFVRNAKEENLNVVLNLNYDMIARNPKNDTLENQVHMVYTKANKNIAETTTKNIENFDINLDLSLRPSENPRGGSDHAPFAKEGIPIFYFMAAMHPDYHQPSDELSKINWEKMESIIKLGFLNTWKFANSDEWKMTSVDPETKEK from the coding sequence ATGAAAAAAATTGCGTTACTATTAATTCTGTTTTGTACAGGGCATTTGATTTATGCCCAAACTGAAATTGAAAAAGGCCTGAATGCTATAAATGAACAGGCAATAAAAGGGCAAATGGAATTTTTGGCCTCCGACTGGACTGAAGGTCGTGCGGTGGGAACCAAAGGGGCATATATAGCTGCTGATTATATTGCTGCCATGTTTAAAACCTATGGTATTCAGCCATTTGGCGACGAAAGCTATACGCAGCCTTCGAGGGCACAGCGGATGGAGGGTGTTCGGCCCGAAAAATACAGAACTTATTTTCAGAATTTTAGCCTTATTGAGTACGAACCGGGAGAGGAGCAGGTTTTATCGGTAGTTAGCAGCAAGCCGGGAAGCGAAAGCTCCATGAATTTTGCATATAAAACCGATTTCTATGTGCGTACAGGAACGGTTGGGCAGCAAGCACAGGCTCCTCTTGTTTTTGCCGGTTATGGTTTTGCCGATAAGGAAAGTGGCTACGACGATACAAAGAAACTTGATGTTCAGGGAAAAATTGTTGTGATTTTAAGAGGTTATCCTGGTCATAACGATACGGCCTCGGTGGGCTATGAGAAATTTAAACCTGAAGGGCGTTATGCGGCTTATTACCTGGAGCGCGATAAATCCGAACGTTTAAAAGAAGCCGGAGCACTTGCCATCATTCAGGTGAGTCCTGGTAGTAAGCCCATGATGAGTTGGGCACAGAATGATATTTATACCAACAATGGTGGCTTTAATGAAGATGATAAAAAACCAAACCCATATTACAATAATCGAATGTCGTTACCCGAAAAAGAACTCGATACCAATGTGGCTACTTTCTCGGTGTCAGACAGGGTGGCTAATCAAATTCTTGAAGGAACTGGGGTTGATTTAATTGCCTTTGAAGAAAAGGTGGCTAACCATCTGGAACCGGCATCGCAGGTGCTAAGCGGAAAATCACTGGCTTTTAAAACAACTGTAAATTCAAAAATTGTAAATGCCCGAAATGTGTTAGGCTATATTGAAGGCGAAAACAAGGATGAATTTATTGTTGTTGGCGGACATTATGACCATTTAGGAAAATGGGATGGAGTAATCTACAATGGGGCCGATGATAATGCTTCTGGAACGGTAGGTGTAATGACTATTGCCAAAGCTTTTATGGCTACCGGTAAAAAACCGGAAAAATCGGTGGTTTTTGCCGCATGGACAGGCGAAGAAAAAGGACTGTTTGGCTCGAGATACTTTGTTCGCAACGCAAAAGAGGAGAATTTAAATGTAGTGCTGAACTTGAATTATGACATGATTGCCCGCAACCCTAAAAACGATACGCTTGAAAATCAGGTACATATGGTTTATACCAAAGCCAACAAAAACATTGCTGAAACAACAACAAAAAATATTGAAAATTTTGACATTAATCTTGATCTTTCCTTGCGCCCGTCGGAGAATCCCAGGGGAGGTAGCGACCATGCACCTTTTGCAAAAGAAGGAATTCCGATTTTTTATTTTATGGCAGCTATGCATCCCGATTACCACCAGCCATCGGATGAGCTCAGTAAGATTAACTGGGAGAAAATGGAGAGTATAATCAAGCTCGGTTTTCTTAATACGTGGAAGTTTGCCAACAGCGATGAGTGGAAAATGACAAGTGTTGATCCGGAAACCAAGGAGAAATAA
- a CDS encoding alpha-amylase family glycosyl hydrolase, with amino-acid sequence MLNPNTSFIKKIESRLKFIYKENYNKSILADLIHIISSYQITSKSGNKWNEKDIVLITYGDSIITDDEAPLQTLHQFLNTNLNEQLSVVHILPFFPFSSDDGFSVIDFREVNPDLGDWEDVEQLAGDYDLMADLVINHASSKSQWFKNFLKQHGKGKDYFIVEDPAKDLSQVTRPRSTPLLTAYETPKGTKHVWTTFSADQVDLNFSNPELLVEMMDILLTYIDKGSRIIRLDAIAFLWKVVGTTCLHLPETHEVVKLMRDVAEFINPNAIILTETNVPNKENLSYFGDGDEAHMVYQFSLPPLLLHALHTGNSHFLTTWAQSLPQLDGDKTFFNFTASHDGIGVRPLEGLLPEEEKGALVENMKGFGGMVNYKSNPDGSQSPYELNITYFDALKGTNKGEDEFQVERFLASQTVMMSMAGVPAFYIHSLTATPNYLEGVAQTNHNRTINRRKWKLNELNEVLNSDTPQRKVFTELQKRILLRKEQVAFHPNSKQEILDIGQQFFALKRKATGQTITVIVNMTDEVQTLDFPATSKFDLISNSEFKSKELKPYQCLWLI; translated from the coding sequence ATGCTTAATCCCAATACTTCTTTCATAAAAAAAATTGAGAGCAGATTAAAGTTTATCTATAAAGAAAACTACAACAAATCTATTCTCGCCGATTTAATTCACATTATTTCCTCGTATCAAATTACTTCAAAATCGGGAAATAAGTGGAACGAAAAAGATATTGTACTAATTACCTATGGCGATAGTATTATAACGGATGATGAAGCTCCATTACAAACTTTACATCAGTTTTTAAATACCAACCTGAACGAACAATTATCGGTGGTACATATCTTGCCATTTTTCCCTTTTAGCAGCGACGATGGTTTCTCTGTTATTGATTTTAGGGAAGTAAACCCCGACCTGGGTGACTGGGAGGACGTTGAACAGCTGGCAGGCGACTATGATTTGATGGCCGACTTGGTAATCAATCATGCTTCGAGCAAAAGCCAATGGTTTAAAAACTTCCTGAAACAACACGGAAAAGGAAAAGACTATTTTATTGTTGAAGATCCGGCGAAGGATTTATCGCAGGTAACACGGCCACGCAGTACACCACTTTTAACTGCATACGAAACCCCAAAGGGAACCAAACATGTTTGGACGACCTTTAGTGCCGACCAGGTTGATCTGAATTTTTCAAATCCGGAACTGCTGGTGGAAATGATGGATATTTTGTTAACATACATCGACAAAGGTTCGCGTATCATTCGCCTTGATGCCATTGCATTTTTATGGAAAGTAGTTGGAACAACCTGCTTACATCTTCCTGAAACTCATGAAGTGGTAAAACTGATGCGCGATGTGGCAGAGTTTATAAATCCAAATGCGATTATCCTCACCGAAACCAATGTGCCCAACAAAGAAAATCTGAGCTATTTTGGTGATGGCGACGAAGCACATATGGTTTACCAGTTTAGCCTCCCTCCTCTTTTATTGCATGCTTTACACACAGGCAATTCACATTTTCTGACAACATGGGCACAGAGCCTGCCGCAATTGGATGGAGATAAAACTTTCTTCAATTTTACAGCCTCTCACGATGGAATTGGAGTGCGTCCGTTGGAAGGACTTTTGCCCGAAGAAGAAAAAGGTGCTCTGGTGGAAAATATGAAAGGGTTTGGCGGCATGGTCAATTATAAATCAAATCCTGATGGTAGCCAGAGTCCATACGAACTTAATATCACTTATTTTGATGCATTAAAGGGAACAAATAAGGGCGAAGACGAGTTTCAGGTCGAACGTTTCCTGGCTTCGCAAACAGTTATGATGAGTATGGCTGGTGTTCCGGCCTTTTATATTCACAGCCTTACGGCTACACCAAACTACCTCGAAGGTGTTGCCCAAACAAATCACAACCGCACCATCAACCGACGGAAATGGAAGTTAAATGAGCTAAATGAGGTCTTGAATTCAGATACACCGCAACGGAAGGTTTTCACCGAATTGCAAAAACGCATATTGCTTCGGAAGGAACAAGTTGCTTTCCATCCCAATTCAAAACAGGAAATACTGGATATTGGCCAGCAATTTTTTGCATTAAAACGAAAAGCAACAGGACAAACAATTACGGTAATAGTAAACATGACCGATGAAGTTCAAACGCTCGACTTTCCGGCAACTTCCAAGTTCGACTTAATTTCAAACTCCGAATTTAAATCAAAAGAGTTAAAGCCTTATCAATGCTTGTGGTTGATTTAA
- a CDS encoding HAD family hydrolase → MELNFRNDIKKWLDSTEKLDPIPTTFCPNLKTDSNEKIKAVIFDIYGTLLISSSGDIDQASLNTENMRTAMEAGGFDLSACKEDTCNFLLKQLQEQVKKQHQELKAQGHPYPDVDIFKVWQRMFEAAQNKGFFKLSGNESRADTIMVFELLSNRVYPMPGMKEVLLEIKKMGLPIGIVSNAQFYTPIIMNYFLTGEFSTKQHIEMFHEDLSVYSFNELRAKPDTALFDKFIPVLNSKYNIEPSETIFVGNDMLKDVYTASKAGLRTVLFAGDERSLRLRENDDRVKGLFPDFIINDLKQLLNILA, encoded by the coding sequence ATGGAATTAAACTTCAGGAACGATATAAAAAAATGGTTGGATAGTACCGAAAAACTGGATCCCATTCCTACCACTTTTTGCCCGAATCTAAAAACAGATTCAAACGAAAAAATAAAAGCTGTTATTTTCGATATTTACGGCACCTTACTTATTTCCTCTTCAGGAGACATTGACCAGGCATCGTTAAACACCGAAAATATGCGCACCGCAATGGAGGCCGGTGGTTTCGATTTGTCGGCTTGCAAGGAAGATACCTGTAATTTTCTGCTCAAACAGTTACAGGAACAGGTAAAAAAGCAACACCAAGAACTAAAAGCACAAGGGCACCCCTACCCCGATGTTGACATTTTTAAAGTTTGGCAGAGAATGTTTGAAGCAGCCCAAAACAAAGGTTTTTTTAAACTAAGTGGCAACGAATCGAGGGCTGACACCATTATGGTTTTCGAGCTATTAAGTAACCGGGTGTATCCCATGCCGGGAATGAAAGAGGTGCTGCTTGAAATAAAAAAGATGGGACTTCCGATTGGAATCGTTTCCAATGCACAATTTTATACACCCATTATTATGAATTATTTTCTCACCGGAGAGTTCAGCACCAAACAACACATTGAAATGTTTCATGAAGATCTCTCGGTGTATTCCTTTAATGAGTTAAGGGCCAAACCCGACACCGCTTTATTCGACAAATTTATTCCGGTGTTGAACAGCAAATACAACATCGAGCCATCAGAAACAATTTTTGTTGGTAACGATATGCTAAAAGATGTATATACCGCTTCCAAAGCCGGATTACGAACTGTATTGTTTGCTGGCGACGAACGCTCGTTACGTCTGCGGGAGAACGACGACCGTGTAAAAGGCCTGTTCCCCGATTTTATAATAAACGATTTAAAACAGCTGTTAAATATTCTGGCTTAG
- a CDS encoding creatininase family protein has translation MEGLTVPDFIEALEKSSKTCIIQIGVMEKHGAHLHLGTDLYLVREYSLRAAEQEYTVVFPWYYFSQINEARHQLGTISYSPELIWKLLQETLDELSRNGFEKIIIVNGHGGNNAFLNYFGMAQLAEPRDYSMYWFRPESNAEVMKKFVELTHEDKNDAHGDTRETSSMLTAEPDVVHLDRATQQSGKTSSA, from the coding sequence GTGGAAGGGTTAACAGTCCCTGATTTTATCGAGGCACTTGAAAAAAGTTCGAAAACCTGTATTATCCAAATTGGAGTGATGGAAAAGCACGGGGCACATCTGCACCTGGGTACCGACTTATACCTGGTTCGCGAATATTCGCTTCGGGCTGCCGAACAAGAATATACAGTAGTATTTCCGTGGTACTATTTTAGCCAGATAAACGAAGCACGTCATCAGCTGGGAACTATTTCGTATTCGCCCGAATTGATTTGGAAGCTCTTGCAGGAAACGCTGGACGAGTTAAGCCGGAACGGTTTTGAAAAAATAATTATTGTAAACGGCCATGGCGGAAACAATGCTTTTCTGAATTATTTTGGAATGGCACAGTTAGCAGAGCCAAGAGATTACAGCATGTACTGGTTTCGCCCCGAAAGTAATGCGGAAGTGATGAAAAAATTTGTGGAACTAACGCATGAAGATAAAAATGATGCCCATGGCGATACCCGCGAAACATCGTCGATGCTGACAGCTGAACCCGATGTGGTGCATTTGGACCGGGCGACACAGCAGTCGGGTAAAACCAGCAGCGCATAA
- a CDS encoding helix-turn-helix transcriptional regulator gives MPIIVNLDVMMARRKMSLNELSEKVNITLANLSILKTGKAKAVRFSTLEAVCEALDCQPGDLLEFVKE, from the coding sequence ATGCCAATAATTGTAAACCTTGATGTAATGATGGCGCGACGCAAAATGTCGCTCAACGAACTATCGGAGAAAGTAAACATTACACTGGCCAACCTTTCCATACTAAAAACAGGCAAAGCCAAAGCGGTACGATTTAGTACGCTGGAAGCGGTTTGCGAAGCATTGGATTGCCAACCCGGTGATTTACTGGAATTTGTAAAAGAATAA
- a CDS encoding DUF2975 domain-containing protein, producing the protein MKNKRKTQTEQVLIFMKVIAWIAFFSFVVAAGVLVFSYFSSLRNPESAKNIHEGLNLFQLRQENFNLYSVLMAAQFIMNLLKAVVWWMVVKLINKLKISNPFTGIVAYKLAQISYTLFAVWIFAVTAGGFIAWLGDKAGNLNDSWNHGQYLFMACLVFIIYQIFKRGIEIQSENDLTV; encoded by the coding sequence ATGAAAAATAAGAGAAAAACCCAAACAGAACAGGTTCTGATTTTTATGAAAGTAATTGCCTGGATAGCCTTTTTTAGTTTTGTTGTAGCAGCTGGAGTTCTGGTATTTTCCTATTTTTCAAGTTTACGGAATCCGGAAAGCGCAAAAAATATTCACGAAGGCCTTAATTTGTTTCAGTTGCGACAAGAAAATTTCAATCTATATTCGGTTTTAATGGCTGCCCAATTTATTATGAACCTATTAAAGGCCGTGGTATGGTGGATGGTTGTTAAGCTCATTAATAAATTAAAAATTTCAAATCCGTTTACCGGAATAGTTGCCTATAAGCTGGCTCAGATAAGCTACACTTTGTTTGCCGTGTGGATTTTTGCAGTTACTGCCGGTGGTTTTATTGCCTGGCTGGGCGATAAAGCCGGCAACCTGAATGATTCCTGGAATCACGGACAATATTTGTTTATGGCCTGTTTGGTTTTTATTATTTACCAGATTTTCAAGCGAGGTATAGAAATACAGTCTGAAAACGATTTAACCGTTTAA
- the rimO gene encoding 30S ribosomal protein S12 methylthiotransferase RimO — protein MAKKRVNVVTMGCSKNLVDSEVLLNQLEKGKFEVLHDSNETNFDAVFVNTCGFIHDAKQESIDMILDYAEAKKRGEIDKLYVMGCLSERYHNELEEELPEVDKYFGKFDMKAMVEELKVTYAPEYIYERKITTPSHFAYLKISEGCNRSCSFCAIPKMTGRHKSRTIDSLVKETRYLAKKGVKELLLIAQDLSYYGIDLYGKNQLAELITKVSEVEGIEWIRLHYLYPTKFPMEILPVMRENPKVCKYLDMPLQHISNRVLKNMLRHVTREETEALIAKIKEEVPGVVIRTTMLVGFPGETEEDYNELKEFVQEQKFGRLGVFPYSNEDGTYAASKFEDNLPDEVKQGRADEIMELQQYISAELNQQKVGKEFDVIIDREESDYYVGRTEFDSPEVDGEVYITTDEELKNGTIVKVKITGAEDYDLYGELI, from the coding sequence ATGGCGAAGAAAAGGGTAAATGTGGTAACCATGGGATGTTCGAAAAATCTGGTTGATTCGGAGGTTTTGCTGAACCAGCTGGAGAAAGGAAAATTTGAAGTGTTGCACGATTCAAACGAAACCAATTTTGATGCAGTTTTTGTAAACACCTGTGGTTTTATTCACGATGCCAAGCAGGAATCGATTGATATGATTCTGGATTATGCCGAGGCGAAAAAACGCGGTGAAATTGATAAACTTTACGTAATGGGCTGTCTCTCGGAGCGTTACCATAACGAGTTGGAAGAAGAACTTCCTGAAGTAGACAAATACTTTGGTAAGTTTGATATGAAAGCCATGGTGGAAGAGCTAAAAGTTACCTATGCACCTGAATATATTTACGAGCGTAAAATTACCACACCCTCGCATTTTGCTTATCTGAAAATTTCTGAAGGCTGTAACCGCTCGTGCTCGTTTTGTGCCATTCCTAAAATGACGGGCCGCCATAAATCGCGCACCATCGACAGTTTGGTAAAGGAAACCCGCTACCTGGCTAAAAAAGGAGTGAAAGAATTGTTGCTGATTGCGCAGGATCTTTCGTATTACGGAATTGATTTGTACGGCAAAAATCAATTGGCAGAGTTAATTACCAAAGTGTCGGAGGTAGAAGGTATTGAATGGATTCGCTTACATTATTTGTATCCTACGAAATTTCCGATGGAGATTCTGCCGGTAATGCGCGAAAACCCGAAAGTTTGTAAATACCTGGATATGCCCTTACAGCATATTTCAAACCGGGTGCTAAAAAATATGTTGCGCCATGTTACCCGCGAAGAAACCGAAGCATTAATTGCAAAAATTAAAGAAGAAGTGCCGGGAGTAGTAATCCGCACAACGATGTTGGTAGGTTTCCCGGGCGAAACGGAGGAAGATTATAACGAGTTAAAAGAATTTGTGCAGGAGCAAAAATTTGGCCGACTGGGTGTTTTCCCGTATTCGAACGAAGATGGCACATATGCCGCCAGTAAATTTGAAGACAATTTGCCCGACGAAGTAAAACAAGGACGTGCCGACGAAATCATGGAACTGCAACAATACATTTCTGCTGAACTCAACCAGCAAAAAGTGGGGAAGGAGTTTGATGTGATAATCGACCGTGAAGAGAGCGATTACTATGTTGGACGTACCGAATTTGATTCGCCCGAGGTTGACGGAGAAGTTTATATTACTACCGACGAAGAATTAAAAAACGGCACCATTGTTAAAGTGAAAATAACAGGTGCCGAAGATTATGACTTATACGGAGAACTGATATAA